Part of the Henckelia pumila isolate YLH828 chromosome 2, ASM3356847v2, whole genome shotgun sequence genome is shown below.
ATTTTGGCTCTGCTTCTTCTTTCTTGCATGATATCAGGCAAAACCCAGCAGAAATCTGCCGATCACGGCGCTGTTCCCCGCTTCGAACAGGCTCAGGCGACCCCCAGAAACCCCACTCCGAGTTCCAAGAACCTGTCAGCTTCTCCGGGGAAGGAGAAGGAGAAGGAATCCTCGTCTCCGGAAGTCGTTGATCGCGGCGTTTGGAGCAGGGCTTGTTCGGAGGAGATCCTGAGAATCGCGAAGAAACCCGGGAACGTGAGATGGATGAAGTCGATCCGGAGGAGGATCCATGAAAACCCTGAACTTGCTTACGAGGAAGTGGAGACCAGCCGGCTCATCCGCCGAGAACTCGACGAAATGGGCGTTGGTTACCAGTTTCCGGTGGCGAAGACCGGAATCAGGGCCGCGGTCGGCACCGGAGGACCGCCGTTCGTGGCCGTCAGGGCGGATATGGACGCTCTGCCCATTCAGGTTCACCATTTATTTTCCCTTTAGGTGGTATTAATGGTCCATCAAACATGTAGAAATTTCAAGAAAACTTATGGATTGTCACTTTCTTTTTTTGCTGTCTGGTTGGCCTTTTTTTGGTGGTGTTTTGGTCGCATGCTGTGTATTGTTTCACTTCTTTTTGTATCGACattgatgatatatattgcagCTTTAAATATTAAGTAGAAGACCAGAAAGGGCCCATGCAGGTATAAATTAAATGGACATTCGAAATCAGGGGAACTCACTGTGCATTAATGCTTTCTCAGGAAGAAGTTGAGTGGGAGCACAAGAGCAAGAACACCGGCAAGATGCACGCGTGCGGCCACGACGCGCATGTGGCGATGCTAATTGGCGCTGCTAAGATCTTGAAAACCAGGGAAAAACACTTGAAGGTACTTTGTTTTGTTCCATCTTTCCTTTGTGCGTTCGAAAACTATAGTTTTTGGTAGAACGAATTCGATACGTGATTCTCGGTCAAATTCTTGATCATGGACAAGATCGAAGACTTCTGGCCTTAAATGCCATGGGTCAAATAAGGGGTGTGTTGAAGGGAATGAGAGATTAATTGAGGACGTTTTCCTGACTAAGATTGAAATGACATGTCTGGTTAATTTTGAAAAGGCCCCATGCCATTTAAGTACCCCCACACCTTGTCCGGGAAGGAGCCAAACCACACTTCACATAATGACACCATGTAATCAACGTCCCCACGGAAGAAATAAAATGTATTATTCGTTAACTAATTTTTCCAAGCCAAACTCGAGCATACATCATTTTGTTCAATAGTTCCCGGtctattatattttatgaatatAATATAACTatgtattaaataaataaacatatgttGAACCCTTTCGACTATTTATTTTCGAGCTAACAGTTCACAAATATGTTCGAATCTTTTATTGTGAAGATAACAACAGCCAACAGCTGGCAGGGACCACTTTACTTCAGATGCATGCCTTAGAAACAAGAGTTACTTTTGGAGTCTCTCTCAGGATGTCATTCAAGTTTCTATTACGAGAATGTTGTTAGAATAAGACACCTAATCTGCCAATGAGATAAAATCGTATCAAAGAGCCCTTACAAGagttgattttgattgcatgcCCAATGATAGATGGTAACCTAAAACAGCTGGCTTTCTTGAAAGATTCCTTGATGAAACTTCCATCGTTGGGAAATATCCAAAATTCAGGTGGATGAAGGAAATCGAGACTCGGACTGAGGAATGGATACAATCAATATGGAGACCAAAACGTGTATTTTGGCCTGTGTTCTTTTCCAGTTGGAAGAAGCGTAAATAACCAGTCTCTAGAAACATGGATTATTCATCAACTACACGGACCCCAGTCGCCCTATTCATGTGTACCTGAGTAACTTGTCATGTATTCCAAGAAAAAGCCATTGCATCATCTTGATAATTGCTGCATTTTTAATGAAATGTTGATGAGAATGAAACTTTATAATGCTAATGCTTAAATGAGGCTAAAGCAATAGTGAATAATGAAGTAGAGTCAGATACCTGAAGACGTGAATTTTCTTGGTTCATTCTTCCTTTTGTCAAATACAAAATTGATTCGACTTGCAGGGGACTGTGGTGCTGCTGTTTCAGCCGGCAGAGGAAGCTGGGAACGGAGCAAAAAGAATGATTCAAGAGGATGTTCTTAAAGACGTTGAGGCCATATTTGCAGCGCACGTATCACATCAGCTCCCGACCTCTGTCATCGGATCAAGACCAGGCCCTTTTCTAGCAGGTTGTGGCTTCTTCAAGGCCGTTGTTACTAGTGAAAAATGCACTTCCAGGAGCCTCCACGACTCAGTCGACCCTGTCTTAGCAGCCTCAGCAGCAGTGATCAGCCTACAGGGCATCGTGTCCCAAGAGATGAATCCATTGGACTCACACGTAGGCACATATTCAACGGTTTCACATTACGCCCGAATCAGCTTCCATTTTTGAGAAACGTggtttaaaattatttgtcaGTATTTTTGTTTCCCATTTTAGGTGGTCTCTGTAACTTTCTTCAAAGGAGGCGATGATCTTGATCCGATGCCAAACCGGGTTGAATTTGGCGGCACTTTGAGGGCTTTTTCTAACAAAAGCTTCAGCCAACTTCTTACAAGAATACAAGAGGTTAGACATTTCGTTGCTCATTATGTCTACCTCTGCTATCCGTAAACTAAGCCAACAAACACCACCATTGAAATACCTTAAACATTTCAAACAGATTATCGTAGCTCAAGCTTTGGTTTTCAGATGCTCAGCATCGGTTGACTTCTTCAAGAACTCAGACTCGATTTACCCACCTATGGTGAACGATGACAAAATGTACAAACACTTGAAGAAAGTTGTCGACGATCTAGTAGGACACACGAATTTCCAAGTCGTCGAGCAGATAATGGGGGCAGAGGACTTCTCGTTTTTCTCAGAAGTGATTCCTGCAGCCTTTTTCTTCATTGGAATCAAGAATGAAACTCTAGGATCAGTACACTCTGCCCACTCGCCTCATTTTTCTATAGACGAAGACGCACTTCCTATAGGTGCAGCAACTCATGCTGCCATTGCTGAGAGATATCTACATGAGCGCGTAGTCTCCTCATCATGACAAAGAAAATCACAGAACTGTAAATGGAGGCAAGTAAATAAATCTTACTTTTGTAGTAGAAGTGTTCTATACAGAAGAATGAACATTAGCTCATCTATGTTTTATGAGAAAGAATGAGAAGCATCAGAGTATTTGTTGATTGTTTCTTCCTCTTCATGTGGATTTGAATGATAATATCACTACTTTGAAATTGTTGTCAATACATTGACAAGTATTAAAGTTAATACATTTCATTTGAATTTGAACTAACTGATTTGAAGTCCAACAGTCTAGATTCTAATTGAACTTCGATTCAAGACGAAAGCATCTCCTCTTCCAAATAACGGCATATAACAGCTTGTAAAGCAAAACAAGTGAGAATAATCTCCACCTGCTCTGAGAAGATACATACATCAAACCCCATCATCACTATCTCCTCATCAATCATTTTAACACCACCTCCAGCCTTGATCATGGAGTATTCACCAGAAACCTGAACGAACACATCGACTCAAACGCCCAAATGTTACAAACCGCAGTTCCATGTATTCCCATTCACCAAGTTAGAAGCACAAGTTTtaaagattattattattttttttgctcTGTCAGATCAGAATACAAGCAGTGTTACATATACATGCACAGTTAAGATTCTAAAGACCAAGTATGACAGGGAATAAACAAGGTAAAAATTGTTGCTCTCCTAATACCACTTTTAAATTTACTTGAGACACTATCCAACTACAAGTGTGACTGACTTTAAGTATCTGATTTGCAGAAATAGCGAAAAAGGCACCACCAGAGTCCCAGGTGGTGCAGCGGAGATGCTTCCGGGATAATCCCTGCAACCACAGCAGCAGCCTCAAGCTTATCATCACCAAATCCCATCTCAACAGCCCATATTTCTTGTGTCACATGCCTTTGCTGCCAGCATCATTTTCGTCGAACGAGGCCAAACACACAGCACATTCCAATGCAATGCACCTTCAATGGCTTCAGACCAACATAATCAAACTTGGGCTGCTCGATTAACACCACAATAACTTATTAGCGACTCAAGGAAATGACGAAGTCGTAACGAAAagaaatttatcacaaatctaACTCCCTGAGCAAATTTGGACTAAATGATCGGAGAAGTGGCGAAAAAACAGAGAATTTTTAATATGAGACAGAATTTTTAAGCCGAGTCCAGCAAAATTCTTTAAGAAATCCCATCCATTGTGGGAATTCTTAAGCCGAGTCCAGCAAAATTCTCCAAGAAAATCAGGAACACCACAAAACTAGAGCAGCTCAAATTGGGTTAGGCTCGCCGATCGCCCGGTACGTTAcataatttaagtgggttgggttgaaataATCTAACAAAAAGTGGGCCAAGATGGGCCAACCTGCCTAGGCCCGCGACCCGCTCGGGTTGGCCCGCGGGcctgaaaaattaataatttatttttatttttattgttatatatgtattttttaataaaatttgtggattttttttgtattaattattttatataaaatctacacacatgaaatcaataattaaaaattttattaatatgtttctattaatatttatttatgaaatgatatttataattaattataatattttttatttatttttatttgtcgtgaTTCAATGCGCGAGTCGGCcagcctaacccgcaacccaccttgggttgggttgggttgagttgaggattttcagcccgtcatcgacccgccaaaaggtgggtttttggtgggcTGGCCCGTCCCGCCATGGGTTGGCCCGTTTGACAGCTCTACACAAAACCCATATTTATATATTCGGAATTCTTACCTGAAGAGCTGAATAAATCCCATCCATTGTGGGAATTCTTTAACTGAAAGAGCTGAAGGAAATCCATTTTATTGATTTATTGAGGGCtccaatttcttcttttttaaaaaataaaataaaatccttATTTCTCCCGTAAATAATTGCTATGGAAGCCATAATTTTTCAATAGTATACACCCAAGCACAcgcaaccaaaatatatttttataaatttataaattaggaTAATGGGTAAAGAGATAGTGATATTTATAAATTAAGATAATCAAATAGTGGAGAGAGAACTTTGGGAAGTGTGAATATGGGGGTAGTCTATCTGTTCCGGGAGGAGTACTCCCCTAGGCTCAATGAATGACATGTGTTCATTTTTGAATCCAttctgcttttttttttttcccccttttcgttcagtttttttttttttccttttgtttttatggttttatttgattttggttctttttatttaattttttttagacatGAACGgttgatttgtttttattttttttctctttatttactaatttttttaaaatttgaattttttcctTTCAATATATAATCATTAATATTTACTAATAAGAATTCAACTGTAAATGCTaaaatttaaactaaaaaatGATAAGACTTGAAAAAAAGGTTTGATTCATAAATCGTGTGtgtacacacatatatatatatatatatatatacaatttcgCTATCTTGCCAACTCACCGTGCCCatctaatgtgcccaccatgaggtggcactcaactattggatgtgatgaattgtgcgtccaatagttgagtgccacctcatggtgggcagaTTATGTGGGCACGATGGGTGGACAGGatagcaaaactatatatatatatatcaaatattaCGAATGACCTAATTAATACATACTATTTAAATTAGGATCACTTTTTGATAAACTATAAATAGCGTGCACATTTTACCCATACTTAAATATGAGTTATAAGAGATAAAATGAATATTTTAGTTAAATTTCATTACAAATTCTAATttgaaaattagttttttttgaTAACGTATATAAATGtattatcatttttaatttaataaaaaaattcaaaatttgaaataaaaacgTAGCTTTTTATGGATAGTTTTATCTTTTTTTATCATTATAATTTATGTATTAA
Proteins encoded:
- the LOC140880575 gene encoding IAA-amino acid hydrolase ILR1-like 6 isoform X3, producing MHRRKKMMIPGENLLILALLLLSCMISGKTQQKSADHGAVPRFEQAQATPRNPTPSSKNLSASPGKEKEKESSSPEVVDRGVWSRACSEEILRIAKKPGNVRWMKSIRRRIHENPELAYEEVETSRLIRRELDEMGVGYQFPVAKTGIRAAVGTGGPPFVAVRADMDALPIQEEVEWEHKSKNTGKMHACGHDAHVAMLIGAAKILKTREKHLKGTVVLLFQPAEEAGNGAKRMIQEDVLKDVEAIFAAHVSHQLPTSVIGSRPGPFLAGCGFFKAVVTSEKCTSRSLHDSVDPVLAASAAVISLQGIVSQEMNPLDSHVGTYSTVVSVTFFKGGDDLDPMPNRVEFGGTLRAFSNKSFSQLLTRIQEMLSIG
- the LOC140880575 gene encoding IAA-amino acid hydrolase ILR1-like 6 isoform X4 produces the protein MHRRKKMMIPGENLLILALLLLSCMISGKTQQKSADHGAVPRFEQAQATPRNPTPSSKNLSASPGKEKEKESSSPEVVDRGVWSRACSEEILRIAKKPGNVRWMKSIRRRIHENPELAYEEVETSRLIRRELDEMGVGYQFPVAKTGIRAAVGTGGPPFVAVRADMDALPIQEEVEWEHKSKNTGKMHACGHDAHVAMLIGAAKILKTREKHLKGTVVLLFQPAEEAGNGAKRMIQEDVLKDVEAIFAAHVSHQLPTSVIGSRPGPFLAGCGFFKAVVTSEKCTSRSLHDSVDPVLAASAAVISLQGIVSQEMNPLDSHVVSVTFFKGGDDLDPMPNRVEFGGTLRAFSNKSFSQLLTRIQEMLSIG
- the LOC140880575 gene encoding IAA-amino acid hydrolase ILR1-like 6 isoform X1, whose product is MHRRKKMMIPGENLLILALLLLSCMISGKTQQKSADHGAVPRFEQAQATPRNPTPSSKNLSASPGKEKEKESSSPEVVDRGVWSRACSEEILRIAKKPGNVRWMKSIRRRIHENPELAYEEVETSRLIRRELDEMGVGYQFPVAKTGIRAAVGTGGPPFVAVRADMDALPIQEEVEWEHKSKNTGKMHACGHDAHVAMLIGAAKILKTREKHLKGTVVLLFQPAEEAGNGAKRMIQEDVLKDVEAIFAAHVSHQLPTSVIGSRPGPFLAGCGFFKAVVTSEKCTSRSLHDSVDPVLAASAAVISLQGIVSQEMNPLDSHVGTYSTVVSVTFFKGGDDLDPMPNRVEFGGTLRAFSNKSFSQLLTRIQEIIVAQALVFRCSASVDFFKNSDSIYPPMVNDDKMYKHLKKVVDDLVGHTNFQVVEQIMGAEDFSFFSEVIPAAFFFIGIKNETLGSVHSAHSPHFSIDEDALPIGAATHAAIAERYLHERVVSSS
- the LOC140880575 gene encoding IAA-amino acid hydrolase ILR1-like 6 isoform X2, whose product is MHRRKKMMIPGENLLILALLLLSCMISGKTQQKSADHGAVPRFEQAQATPRNPTPSSKNLSASPGKEKEKESSSPEVVDRGVWSRACSEEILRIAKKPGNVRWMKSIRRRIHENPELAYEEVETSRLIRRELDEMGVGYQFPVAKTGIRAAVGTGGPPFVAVRADMDALPIQEEVEWEHKSKNTGKMHACGHDAHVAMLIGAAKILKTREKHLKGTVVLLFQPAEEAGNGAKRMIQEDVLKDVEAIFAAHVSHQLPTSVIGSRPGPFLAGCGFFKAVVTSEKCTSRSLHDSVDPVLAASAAVISLQGIVSQEMNPLDSHVVSVTFFKGGDDLDPMPNRVEFGGTLRAFSNKSFSQLLTRIQEIIVAQALVFRCSASVDFFKNSDSIYPPMVNDDKMYKHLKKVVDDLVGHTNFQVVEQIMGAEDFSFFSEVIPAAFFFIGIKNETLGSVHSAHSPHFSIDEDALPIGAATHAAIAERYLHERVVSSS